In Dama dama isolate Ldn47 chromosome 9, ASM3311817v1, whole genome shotgun sequence, the following proteins share a genomic window:
- the LYRM7 gene encoding complex III assembly factor LYRM7 isoform X1 codes for MGQAAKVLQLFKTLHRTRQQVFKNDARALEAARIKINEEFKCNKTETSAKKIEELIKIGSDVELILRTSVIQGIHTDHNTLKLVPRKDLLIENVPYCDAPTQKQ; via the exons ATGGGTCAGGCGGCCAAG GTTTTACAGCTCTTTAAAACATTGCACAGGACCAGacaacaggtttttaaaaatgatgctagAGCATTAGAAG caGCCCgaataaagataaatgaagaaTTCAAATGTAATAAAACTGAAACTTCTGCTAAGAAAATAGAAGAG CTGATAAAAATAGGTTCTGATGTTGAATTGATACTCAGAACATCTGTTATACAAGGTATTCACACAGACCACAATACGCTGA aattgGTCCCTAGGAAAGACCTTCTTATAGAAAATGTGCCATATTGTGATGCACCAACTCAGAAGCAATGA
- the LYRM7 gene encoding complex III assembly factor LYRM7 isoform X2, which translates to MGQAAKVLQLFKTLHRTRQQVFKNDARALEARIKINEEFKCNKTETSAKKIEELIKIGSDVELILRTSVIQGIHTDHNTLKLVPRKDLLIENVPYCDAPTQKQ; encoded by the exons ATGGGTCAGGCGGCCAAG GTTTTACAGCTCTTTAAAACATTGCACAGGACCAGacaacaggtttttaaaaatgatgctagAGCATTAGAAG CCCgaataaagataaatgaagaaTTCAAATGTAATAAAACTGAAACTTCTGCTAAGAAAATAGAAGAG CTGATAAAAATAGGTTCTGATGTTGAATTGATACTCAGAACATCTGTTATACAAGGTATTCACACAGACCACAATACGCTGA aattgGTCCCTAGGAAAGACCTTCTTATAGAAAATGTGCCATATTGTGATGCACCAACTCAGAAGCAATGA